The Lacticaseibacillus rhamnosus DNA window AACGGTTCATGGGGTTTATACCCAGAAGCCGCACTTAAGTTTCAGTCGGTTAAAGGAAATTTCTGATTTGGTTGACTTCCCACTCGTCGTTCACGGCGCTTCTGGATTGACAGATGAAGAATATCGTAAGTCGGTTGAAAATGGTATTTGCAAGATCAATTACTATTCGGAAATGGTTCATCGAGTTGCGTTGGGTGTTCAAAAGAAATTAGAACAAGATGATAGTGATAAACAACTATTTATTTCGGACGCTAGCATTTGGGAAACCGAAATGGTCGAAGAAGAAATTCGCGGGCGACTACGGGTCTTCGGTTCGGCAGGTAAGGCTTAAGCAATTCGGAAAACAGGCGGATAGGGGACTGTCCGTCTGTTTTCAAGGAAGAAATGAGAGCGCTTCAGTTTAGAGAATAGACGGCGCTCAACATATAAGGAGGCTTTTTTTATGAAATTTCTGGTTGATATGCTCAGCCAGCCTTCCATCATTGCCGGAATTGTTGTCTTGGTGGGCTTGATAGCATTACGTAAACCGTTTACCGAAGTCATTGGCGGAACCGTTCGAGCATTTATCGGTTTTGTCGTCATGCTTGCAGGTACCAATATTATTGTCGGTGCGCTGAATAACTTTGCTAAGTTATTTACCAAGGCCTTCAACATGCATGGCATGATTCCCAGTAACGAAGCGGCAATCGGAGTGACAGTTGCTAAATACGGAACAGTTGCAACTTTTATCTTTGTCTTTGGACTTGTATTGAACATTGTGTTGGCGCGTATTACGAAGTTTAAGTATATTTTCTTATCAAGTGACCATGCGTTTTACATGGCATGTTGTTTAACGCCGATTATGATCTTAGGCGGCTTAAATACGGTTGAAGCTATCGTCTTTGGTTCCATGACTTTAGGTGTCATTCTCTGCGTCTTCCCAGCCATCGCCCATCCAACGATGAAAATTATTACTGGACGTGACGACATGAGCTTTGCCCATTTCGGCACATTGGAATACTGGCTATCGGCAAAGATCGGATCACTTGTCAATAAGAATAAGAAATCGAAATCGATTGAAGATATTAATTTCCCGAAGTCATTAGCATTTTTACAAGATAGCAATGTTTCCGTTACGATTGTGATGACCATCTTGTTCTTCGTGGTGACGGCAGTGGCCGGGCCGGCGTATGTTGGTAAGCTAACTGACTTGAATCCATACGTTTGGGCGCTCTTGCAAGCTGCTCAGTTTACCGCGGGCATTATCGTCTTAGTCCAAGGCGTTAATATGTTATTAGCTGAGATCACACCGGCTTTCAAAGGGTTCAGCGAAAAGATTGTTCCAAGCGCCGTACCCGGTTACCCATTTGCCATTCTGTTTAAGGGCACATCCAACGCATTACTGGCTGGTTTCTTGGTAAGCTTACTCGGTGGTTTACTTTCTATGGGGGTTCAAATCATAATCGGGACAACCATTGTTATTCCGGGGATTGTGATGCACTTCTTCTGTGGCGGTATCGCGGCAATCTTTGGCAATGCTACGGGTGGTCGCAAAGGCGCGCTGATTGGACCGTTTATCGGTGGGATTATTCTAAGCTTTTTGCCTTTGGTCGCCACTGGCCTTTATGGGGGGTTGGGTTACACTGCAACTTATTGGTCTGATAGTGATTTCAATACAATCGGGGTGTTACTTGGACTTGTTGCTAAAGTTGGTAAGTGGCCGATTATGCTGGCTGCATTGATTATCTTTGCCTTCCCATTTGTCTTTAGTGCTTTACACAAGAAAAAACTGGTTGATTAATAGCAATTTTTGAATTAATAGCGCTGATATATAAAAAGTCGATCTCATGAAGAGTGGCCGCATGGCAAACGCGACTGCTTTTCAGGATCGACTTTTTATGTACTGCGTAGCGATCTGAGTTTTCTAATGCGCAGATTTTCAGAAGTTATTCGGCGTTAATCCCTTGGTCAGAGTCCACCATGACGCCCTTCGTTTCATCAAACACGCAAATGTTGCCATAGTTTTCCTTAAATCCCATGTGATTGCCCCCATCAATGAAATAACGCGGCGATTCATGGGGGTACTGAATGACTTTAACCGGACATTTCGGATAGTTTCCAGTTAAGGGAGTTTCGGGAACTGGCGGTTTCACATCGCCGGCATAGTCACCGTAGATTAAGGCAGTTGGTGTATGTCCGGTAACAATGGTTTTGTTAAGCGGATTGTGCGCAAAGATGGGATGCTGACGCGTTTGGGTTTGCTGCATGTCATAAATATAAGGCTCCCGGACCCACATGCGGTTAAACGGTGTGGTCTCTTTTAAAGGGTTCTCTAAGGATAGATCTAATCCGGCGTGAATCAGTAAAAGCTTGTCAAACGTCACCGCTGTGGGCATTTCAGCAATGAATGTAATCAGAGGCGCGATATGTTGCTGCACCGCTTGCCGTAAATTGGACTTTTGCGCGTTGGCGGGGACAAAATCCTTGATCATTTGGCGCAACGTTACTTTACCGCCATTGATGAACCAAGGATTATCTTTGTCCGCCAAATAATCCAGCAACATCTGATCGTGATTGCCCCGAACTGCAATTGCCTGACTATTTTGGACCTGTTCGTAAATCTGACTCAAAACGCGGCCGCCATACGGATAGCCGTCGATGTAGTCCCCGAGATAGACGGTGAGTGCATGGGGATACTTGGCTTGCATCAAGCGAACACGATCCATTGTTTTTAAATTGCCATGAATATCGGATACAACAATCATGGTCATCGCTTTTGCCTCCTCACGTCTTTGTCGTCACCTTTTTTGCTGCCGGCTGTGGTTTTATTTAACATGCTAGTTCATACACTTATAAATAACGGTTACGTCTAGTTTACTTTATTTTTGCCTGATTGTGCGATATTAATAAGAGGTTAGGGGTGAAAAGATGGATAAACGGTTAATTGTCATGCACAACTTGAGTCAGCACTACGGCAAACAGTATTGGTGGCAGCAAAACTCACTGGAAGATTGGTTGATGATGATCCTGATCCAGCGCACCAGTTCTAAGAATGTCGCGCAGGCGGTGCATAATTTGCGGCCTTACATGCAGGTTGATCGCTTGCTGGCGTTATCACAACCGGAACTGGAAACACTTGTGCGACCGGCCGGATTTTACCGCCAAAAAGCTCAGCGCATTCATGATCTATTGGTGTGGTTTGTGGCTCAAGGCGGCAGTTTTGATAAGATTGCCGAAAAGCCGACAGCCGAACTGCGCAAGACTTTACTGGCATTAAACGGTATCGGCAATGAAACGGCCGATGTCATGTTGATGTACACCTTTGGCAAGAAAACGTTTGTCGCGGATACTTATGCGATGCGCTTATTCAATCGCTTAGGTTTCGGACCCTATAAAAATTACGCTAAAATGCAGGCCGATTTTACCCCATTGTTGGCAGGCATCAGTTTAGATGATGCGCGGGAATGGCACGCTCTTATCGATGAACATGGAAAAACGCAGGTACGGCATGCCTATGATGATCATTTCTTGCTTCAGCCCAACTTGCCTGAAGCAGCTTGGCCACCGGAAGCAAAACAAATTGAGCCCCCGCATGACGATCCTGGCAGCGGCAAATGGCGCCGAATGTCAGAGCAGTCTGACAAGTAGGCAAGCCGCCAATTTTACTGAATAATGTCCCGGTTAGGATCGCGCCAGTTAATGACAATAACGAGGAGCATGATGATGACGACCATGATGAAAACACCGTGGAGGCCAGTGAGAATGGCGGCGGCAGCATGAGGATCGTGGACGGTGGTTGCTGAGTTGGCGCTGATCGCTGCATTGACGGCTTTAAAGGAAGTGCCATGCAGATTAGCCCGGATCACAAGCGTTAACACGGCCCCATAAACCCCCGTCATAATCGTTTGTCCCAACGATCGCCCTAGAGTCAAGATGCTAGTTGCCGAGCCGACATAGCGGTCAGGAACCAAGTGTTGGCTAAGCACCGTGTTCATACTAATGACAATCCCCATCACCGTTCCGTTAATCATCGCAATGACATAAAAAGCCCAAACTGGGAATGAGGACGAAGCAAATGTGAGCAGTAGGTAGGCTAACGTCAGAATTGTGACCAGGGCCAGTGTCAAAGTACGTGGCACCATCCGCTTAATCAAAGGGCCAACTAAAAACGACGAGGTTAACCATAATACGGAACTAGAAGTCACAACCAAGCCTGCAGCGGTGGCCCCTAAATGATAAAGCGACTGTAACCAGATAGGAAAATAAACCTGATAACCGATTAAGACGCCACTAAGCAGCAAAGCCGTTAAGATTTGGACGGTAAAGGTGAACCGATGAAACATCTGCGGCGCGATCAAAGGGTCAACAGCGCGGTGTTCTTGGCGAATTAACAGGTAACCGCCGACAATGGCAAGAACGATTAAAAGTGCGGCTAACCACGGCTGCTGATCAAGTGCCTGAATGCCTAAAAGCAAGGCAACCAAGGTGACAGCCAACCAAGTGATCCCAAGCCAATCAATCGTAAGCGACACATGTTCCCGCCGCGGTTCCCGATAGCCGATTTGAATTAAGCCAAAGACCAGAATTCCCAGCGGCACATTCACAAAGAACACCCAATGCCATGACAACTGATCCACCAGGAAACCGCCGATCAAAGGGCCAACCAAGGCGGAAAGTCCCCAAGCCGTATTGTTAAGTGCCAGCACATTCGCGCGGTGGGCAAAATCGTAATAGTCCGCAATGATGGTAAAAGTTAATGGCATCACCGCACCAGCGCCAATACCTTGCAACGCGCGCGCTAAAATGAGCAGTAAAATATGCGGCGCTAGGCCACTGAGCAGCGTGCCAAGCGTAAACAGCACCACACCCCACTGAAAAACGCCACGGCGCCCAAGCGTATCAGCCAACTTGCCATAAATTGGGGTTGTAATGGCAGTTGTGAGTAAGTAAGCACTCATGATCCAGCTTTGATAAGCCAGCCCATGCAAATCACTAATAATCGCGGGTAATGCCGTCGTAACAATGGTGACTTCGACCGAGGTCATGAAAGTCGCAATAAAAACCGCCGCCATAACGAGGCCGCGGCCTTGAGGTTTTGTCGATGTAGACATGTGGCCAACCATCTCCTTAATAGCTCTATTGTAACAATTAAGGTCAAGAGTTTTGAATGGTTATAAGGCCACAAATAGCTTTATTAAAGATATGCAACGCGATGTTTAAAGATGAACAGTAAAGTCACAAATAAGATGATTAGCAAAAACAGATTCGTACCAAGATTGATTAAAACGAACAATGGCGGCTGGTTAAGACCGGTCGTGATCAAGTACGGGCGATTTGCAGCCACAGTTAAAATCAAGAAACTTAAATAAAGTAGCAAGCCCCACGTTTCATTAAACACCGTTGTAAGACAAAAGAAGATGATGGTACCGGTGATGATGCTAACTAGTGGATGGTGAAAAACTATAAAAGTACTTTCATGATAGGCTTTGACAATAGTTAAGTGTATAATAAGTGTAAGCCTTATTTGCCCGAAATGCCTATGCTTTGGGATTTACCCTTGCACTTATCGCTGACCTATCGGAGGAATTGATCATGGTTTATCGTCAAAAAGCAACGCAACTATCACTTGAATCCTTTGGAAGCGCTCTGGGAACACCGCTCAGCCCGGACAACGAGTGGGTTCAATATGCAGAATTGATCCCATGGGCCAAACTTGAAGAGGCATACCAATTACAGTTCCCTTCAAAAACCGGCCGAGCAGCGAAGCCATTTCGATTGCTTTATGGCGCAACGTTGATCCAGTTGAAGAAAGGCCTGACCGACCGCCAAGTTGTCGACGATATCCGTGATACACCAGCCTATCAGTACTTCATCGGATTACCCGAATATCGCGCTAAGAAGCCATTTGAACACACAACGTTGGTGCACTTTCGCCAACGGCTTTCAGCCATCTCAGATTTGATCCGCAACATTACTAATGACTTCACGCGCGAGCGGTTGGAGGCCGATCTACCTGAGGGGACACATGTTTTGATTAGTGATGCGACTGCCGTTCCGGTCAAGATCAAGTATCCCCAAGATACAACGCTGCTTAACCAGAGTCGTTTGAATCTCGAACAAATGGTCACAGATCTGGCCCACGGGTTAGGTGTGGAAATTCCGCGGACGTACAGACGTGAAGCAAAAGGTAAGTGGACCGCTTTTTCGAGGAAACCGCGGCGTCAAAACAAGGAACGCCGCAAACAGCTTCAGGCTCAGCTACAATACATCCGAAGAGATCTGCGATATGTGGCGGAACTGCTTGCGCAAGGCGGTCAGCTCACTGATTGGCAAGCACAGCGTCTGGAAGTGATTAAACAAGTCTATGAGCAGCAGCTCTTCATGTTTGAGAACCACACTCACCATGTCGAGAATCGCATCGTTAGCCTTCAACAGCCGTATATCCGGCCAATCGTGCGAGGTAAGGCAAAGCAGTCCGTTGAGTTTGGCGCCAAGATTGACTGTTCCATGTTGGATGGCGTGATTGATGTAGAGCGTTTCGACTTCAATTCATTTAACGAAAGCACTGATCTTGAAGTAACGCTTGACCATGCTTTTGACCTAGTGGGTGAATATCCGGATGAGGTGCTGGTCGATACTCTCTATCGCACGCGAGATAACATCAATCTGTGTAAGAAGCTAGGCATTAAACTTAATGGGCCAAAGCTGGGTCGAAAGCCCAAACATGTGGATCCGAAACAGCGCAAAGCCGATGTCAGTGCGGAAAACCGTCGCGGTGCCATTGAGCGCAAGTTTGCCTTCTTGAAAGGTTCACTTGGGCTTGACTTAGTGAACACCAGAACGGCTGAGTCCTTGGTGGTAACGGTGGATAGCGCGATTGCATTGGCAAATATCGACCTCCTCCTTAAGCTTTTTTCTGTACCAATTTCTATTGTGGTCGAACAGGGTGGCCTGCATTATCAAATCAACTATAAAGTGACTGAAATTCGGCCAGAAACCGCAGCCTAAATCACCAGGCACTAACTAGCCAAGCGATGCCACTCAGCCAATCAAAGGATGGATGGCAGAGAAGGACAGGTAAGAAGCCAAAACTAAATGTGGTAAGCAGACAGATAATGGTTATTGTTGCGTAACTGGCAAGGGTATAATCCAACTTTTTTGATAAACGTACGTCAACCATGATCGAAATGAAGTTGCACAATTGATCAATGGTCGAAAATAACCAAATGGGTGGTAAAAGGTAAACTAAAAGCCAAGGTAAATGCGCCATCAGCCAATGAATCAGATGCTGGTCAGCATGATAGCTTTGGAAACTGAATGCATCAGAAGAACCGAAAATAACCAAAAGTAGTTGTAATGGCATAAAAGTGACCAAAATGATGACAGAAATAAAGGAATGTTGTAAGAAGATCATTCTGGTTTGAGCTGCTATAAGTCTTGTCACTGCGCACCTTCTTTTCTAAATACGACATGCTAATAAATCTCAATTTTTTGAACTAACTCGGCATTTAAGTAGTTAAAGGCAAAGATGAGCAGCAAACAGCTGACCGTTGTGACGACAAAGTTACCTTTAAACCAACTCTGGGCAATGAATAGGTTGTAAGCATTGTTAAGATGCGGGCTTGCAAACATTCTGGCAAAACAAACCGTAAAAATAAGCGCCAGACAAATCAAAAGCGGCAGTATATTGGCTTTGGGTAGCAAGTAAGTCAACGTGAAAAAGACACTTCCCATGAGGCATCCGTTAAGTGCAAACAAACAAGCGTCAATCAGCAGTGAAGGGACGACAAGATGCTGAATAAAACTGCCAATAATGATCCAGTAAATGAACGAAGAAGTCCAAGCGTGGACCAACACGGTGAATAGGTTGCGCCTAAAAATGGTCATCCGATCATGTACGCGAACAAGTAAAAAGGCGTCGTGACGCTGTTTGCACAAGAACAGCCCGATTATGACGACCATAAGATAAAAGGATTCAACGTTGGGCTTAACATGAGTGAAAAGCGAGAGTTCGTACCCGACCGATTTTTCGCCAAATATAAGGGCCATGATTGAAAGGCTGAAAGCAAGCTGAATATAAACAAAAAGCTTGAGGTTACGTTTACTTGATGTCATCAGTTTGCACCACCCGCCAATAAAGAATGGCGATTAAACCGGTCGTCAAGAATAGATTGACCGCCATTAACCAAGGCGTTATTACGTTGTATCCTTGAGAAGGAATGAGAAAAATAGCCGGTGAAATTTCTGCTAAGCCAACCAACGGGCCTATGAGCCATTCACTAAGGAAAACGATAAAGACAAGCAGAATGGCGATAGATCTGCGGTTAGTTAACTTGAAAATAAGAAATGTGGTCGTTGCCATCATGCCGGAGAAAGCAAAAAATAATCCGAGATAGCCTAATAAGAATTGCAAAGGACTATGAATAAAAGAAGCAAAGTAAGTTGTTCCTGGGCTGATTACCTGACCAGAAACAGTGAATGGATCAATGATGACACCTTGTTCACGGGTTAGCGCGATCAAAGCATCGAGTACAAGTGGTAAAGTAAGCGCGCCACCGCCAACTAAGAAGGTAACCAACATGTTGACAAGGGTATATTTAGTTTTACCAAGCTTGGTTATTTCAAAAAAATAACTGTGGTGAGCGCGGCTGTCTGATAACACGAAAGAACCAATTAAACTAGCGACAAGGGGAAAGACTAAGTAATAAAGACTAGATAATGACGAAAAGTCAAAACCGATCATGATTTGATAGGCAGTCGGAGCAGTATTCCAAGAACCGCGAGAAATGGTAGTGGTCAGCTGGTGGTAAATGGCAATCAGTCCGGCTATAAGGAGCCATAGCGTGACCATCCGATTGTCCAGGAGCCGCAATAACTGAGTTTTGAAATAAGCTTTAGTCAAATATCATCACCTCCAGTAAGGTTATTTAGTTAATAAAAAAGTATGTCGGGTTCTTCCCGGTAAATCGGGGTTATCAACAGATAAACGTAAGCTGTGACTGTTGAAGGCGCCGGATAACTTTTTGGAGAGGCAAAAAACATAGCGATAACTAGAGGCATAGCGGCGAGTGCCAAAAGGTGATACTTCGTAAATGTTGTTATTATCGACATTTAAGGTAATATGCTCGCTTGACCGATAGCTTGAGACTGCCTTAACGACAATGAATTGTTTTGTTTGATCATCCTTTAGTATTCGTTGTTCTTGCTGATTGAAGACTTTGGCAAGGTCGGTAGTCATCTCAACATGGGTGATGCGGAAGGGATGCTTGCGATATAACAGCGCTGTTTGCCCTAATTTGATATTTTTCTCCTGATAACAGTACTGGTTAGTGTTTAGATTCTTTACACTTGCCCCGATGATAGTAACGATCATCACCGCTAGAATGAGCATGAGGCAATATTTGGTTTGCTTAAGCATCTCGCAACGCTCCTTTGACCATGCCGTTTTCGATGTGAATGACCTGTTGACCAGGGACCTGGATTTCTTGATGACTGTGTGTGGCGATGATAATCGTGGTGCCTTTTTGTCGTTGCACTTCAATAAGACTGTTCAGACGGACTAGCCCATCAGTATCTAAAGCATTCGTCGGCTCATCGAGTAATACAACTTCCTGATTTTCCATAAATGCTTGCACAATCGCTAATCGCTGACGCATGCCGAGCGAATATTTGGTGACCTTTTGGTGTTGATAGGCAGTCATTCCCATCTGTGACAGATAATGCTGTATCTGTTCCGGGTCAGGAGCACCATTAATTGAAGCTAAGAATTTGAGATTCTGGAAACCGGTATAAGTGTTAATGAAGTCCGGGGTTTCGATGATGACGCCCATCGTGACAGGCAGCTGCTTGCCGAAACTGATTTTCCTTTGATCCACTGTGATGCTGCCTTGATCCGGTTTAACGAGACCACAAATGGTACGTAAGATCATCGTTTTTCCCGAACCGTTGGGACCTTTTAGAATCGTAACGGTACCTTTTTCGATGTTAAAAGACATATGATTCAACACCGTGACGCCTTTGATTTTCTTTGAAACGTCATTAACTTGAATGTACATGTGACTCTCCATTCTGTTGATATTTAGGCAAAAAAGCCATAAAAAGTAGTTTATCGCAGTCTGTGACGATGATGACCTGAGTATCGGATACGGTTGGTCGCTTGCAAGAGCATGCTTCTCTCAGATCTAAAAATTTTTTGAAG harbors:
- a CDS encoding PTS ascorbate transporter subunit IIC; this translates as MKFLVDMLSQPSIIAGIVVLVGLIALRKPFTEVIGGTVRAFIGFVVMLAGTNIIVGALNNFAKLFTKAFNMHGMIPSNEAAIGVTVAKYGTVATFIFVFGLVLNIVLARITKFKYIFLSSDHAFYMACCLTPIMILGGLNTVEAIVFGSMTLGVILCVFPAIAHPTMKIITGRDDMSFAHFGTLEYWLSAKIGSLVNKNKKSKSIEDINFPKSLAFLQDSNVSVTIVMTILFFVVTAVAGPAYVGKLTDLNPYVWALLQAAQFTAGIIVLVQGVNMLLAEITPAFKGFSEKIVPSAVPGYPFAILFKGTSNALLAGFLVSLLGGLLSMGVQIIIGTTIVIPGIVMHFFCGGIAAIFGNATGGRKGALIGPFIGGIILSFLPLVATGLYGGLGYTATYWSDSDFNTIGVLLGLVAKVGKWPIMLAALIIFAFPFVFSALHKKKLVD
- a CDS encoding metallophosphoesterase family protein → MTMIVVSDIHGNLKTMDRVRLMQAKYPHALTVYLGDYIDGYPYGGRVLSQIYEQVQNSQAIAVRGNHDQMLLDYLADKDNPWFINGGKVTLRQMIKDFVPANAQKSNLRQAVQQHIAPLITFIAEMPTAVTFDKLLLIHAGLDLSLENPLKETTPFNRMWVREPYIYDMQQTQTRQHPIFAHNPLNKTIVTGHTPTALIYGDYAGDVKPPVPETPLTGNYPKCPVKVIQYPHESPRYFIDGGNHMGFKENYGNICVFDETKGVMVDSDQGINAE
- a CDS encoding endonuclease III domain-containing protein, encoding MDKRLIVMHNLSQHYGKQYWWQQNSLEDWLMMILIQRTSSKNVAQAVHNLRPYMQVDRLLALSQPELETLVRPAGFYRQKAQRIHDLLVWFVAQGGSFDKIAEKPTAELRKTLLALNGIGNETADVMLMYTFGKKTFVADTYAMRLFNRLGFGPYKNYAKMQADFTPLLAGISLDDAREWHALIDEHGKTQVRHAYDDHFLLQPNLPEAAWPPEAKQIEPPHDDPGSGKWRRMSEQSDK
- a CDS encoding MFS transporter, which codes for MSTSTKPQGRGLVMAAVFIATFMTSVEVTIVTTALPAIISDLHGLAYQSWIMSAYLLTTAITTPIYGKLADTLGRRGVFQWGVVLFTLGTLLSGLAPHILLLILARALQGIGAGAVMPLTFTIIADYYDFAHRANVLALNNTAWGLSALVGPLIGGFLVDQLSWHWVFFVNVPLGILVFGLIQIGYREPRREHVSLTIDWLGITWLAVTLVALLLGIQALDQQPWLAALLIVLAIVGGYLLIRQEHRAVDPLIAPQMFHRFTFTVQILTALLLSGVLIGYQVYFPIWLQSLYHLGATAAGLVVTSSSVLWLTSSFLVGPLIKRMVPRTLTLALVTILTLAYLLLTFASSSFPVWAFYVIAMINGTVMGIVISMNTVLSQHLVPDRYVGSATSILTLGRSLGQTIMTGVYGAVLTLVIRANLHGTSFKAVNAAISANSATTVHDPHAAAAILTGLHGVFIMVVIIMLLVIVINWRDPNRDIIQ
- a CDS encoding IS5-like element ISLrh2 family transposase, whose amino-acid sequence is MVYRQKATQLSLESFGSALGTPLSPDNEWVQYAELIPWAKLEEAYQLQFPSKTGRAAKPFRLLYGATLIQLKKGLTDRQVVDDIRDTPAYQYFIGLPEYRAKKPFEHTTLVHFRQRLSAISDLIRNITNDFTRERLEADLPEGTHVLISDATAVPVKIKYPQDTTLLNQSRLNLEQMVTDLAHGLGVEIPRTYRREAKGKWTAFSRKPRRQNKERRKQLQAQLQYIRRDLRYVAELLAQGGQLTDWQAQRLEVIKQVYEQQLFMFENHTHHVENRIVSLQQPYIRPIVRGKAKQSVEFGAKIDCSMLDGVIDVERFDFNSFNESTDLEVTLDHAFDLVGEYPDEVLVDTLYRTRDNINLCKKLGIKLNGPKLGRKPKHVDPKQRKADVSAENRRGAIERKFAFLKGSLGLDLVNTRTAESLVVTVDSAIALANIDLLLKLFSVPISIVVEQGGLHYQINYKVTEIRPETAA
- a CDS encoding ATP-binding cassette domain-containing protein, with the protein product MYIQVNDVSKKIKGVTVLNHMSFNIEKGTVTILKGPNGSGKTMILRTICGLVKPDQGSITVDQRKISFGKQLPVTMGVIIETPDFINTYTGFQNLKFLASINGAPDPEQIQHYLSQMGMTAYQHQKVTKYSLGMRQRLAIVQAFMENQEVVLLDEPTNALDTDGLVRLNSLIEVQRQKGTTIIIATHSHQEIQVPGQQVIHIENGMVKGALRDA